DNA from Corynebacterium stationis:
CCTTGGTCACGAATAGAATTGAGGGGATCTAAAAAGCGCCTGGAATCAAACTATCCCAGACGCTTTAAAGTATAAAGGCTAAAAATACAGCAGCCTATTTATTATTAATTGTTGCCCTGCTTACGCTGCTTCTTAGTGCGGGTATCGCGCTTGCGAGCACCTGGCTTTGGCGCGGTGGTGCGCTTGAGCTCAATTTTTGCCTGCTCTTCTGCTTCTTCCTCGCGGTCCATGTGGTTATTGACCATGCGGGTCTGAACAAAGGTCCAGACGGTGTTGGATAGCATGTAGAACAACAGACCGATTGGCCAGATGAAGCCGGAGATAACCAGCATGCCGGGCATAACCCACAGCATCATCTTGCCCATCATCGCCATTTGCTGCTGCATCATCTCAGCATTTTGGCCCTGTGGAGCTTGGGTCTTGCCGGAGGCACGGCGTGCTTCCTGGCGGTCAAGCGACATGCGAGCATTCAGGTGAGTCAGAACTGCAATGATGATAATCAGCGGAACGATGATGATCGCTGCTTGCAGAGTCGTGACATCCTGCAGAATTGGTGAGTTCAAACGCAGGTTTGCAACCAGTGGAACACCGAAGAGCTCGGCATCCAGGTAAGACTGAACCTGTTCTGGATTGAAGAAGTAGTTACCAATTGAGCGGTTCATCTCAATGGACATTGGCTCACCCGCTGGGTGTCCAATGCCGCCTGCAACTGAGACGGTGCGGTCAAAGGAACGCAGAACGTGGAACAGACCAATAAACATTGGGACCTGCGCCAGCATCGGCAAGCAGCCTGCCATCGGACGCACCTTGGCGTCCTTGTAGACTTTCTGCATTTCTTCTGCTTGCTTGGTCTTGTCGTTGGCGTACTTGCTGCGTACCTCTTGCAGCCGTGGCTGCAATTCCTGCATCTTTCGCTGTGAACGCAGCGAAGTCAGGGTCGGCTTGACCATGATGGCCTTTAGGGTCCAGGTCAGCAAAACAATGGCCAGAATCCATGTGATGCCCGCAGCGGGGTCAAGCACAAGACTCAGTAGCCAATGCCAGCAGTACAGCACGAATGAAATCGGCCAATAAATGAAATTAAGCACTGGGGATTGGTTTCCTCAACTGATCGATAAAATGTGTTACTTCTTCGGCACCGGGTCAAACCCGCCCGGATGCCACGGACCGCATTTGACCAGCCTAGCCGCAGCTAAACCAGCTCCGCGTACCGCACCATGAACAGAAACCGCTTCGAGTGCATAGGCACTACATGTTGGTTCGAAGCGGCAGGTTGACACCGTCTTTAGCGGGGACACGTGCTTTTGATAGAAGCGTACCGCTTTTACCAAAGGTTTTGCTGCGCCACGAGGCCTTGGGATTTCTTCGCCGTCGGAATTGAAATAGACATCCCCGCTCATTTAAGAACTCTTCTCAAGCTTCTTGCGAACCCGCTGC
Protein-coding regions in this window:
- the yidD gene encoding membrane protein insertion efficiency factor YidD, coding for MSGDVYFNSDGEEIPRPRGAAKPLVKAVRFYQKHVSPLKTVSTCRFEPTCSAYALEAVSVHGAVRGAGLAAARLVKCGPWHPGGFDPVPKK
- the yidC gene encoding membrane protein insertase YidC, whose amino-acid sequence is MLNFIYWPISFVLYCWHWLLSLVLDPAAGITWILAIVLLTWTLKAIMVKPTLTSLRSQRKMQELQPRLQEVRSKYANDKTKQAEEMQKVYKDAKVRPMAGCLPMLAQVPMFIGLFHVLRSFDRTVSVAGGIGHPAGEPMSIEMNRSIGNYFFNPEQVQSYLDAELFGVPLVANLRLNSPILQDVTTLQAAIIIVPLIIIIAVLTHLNARMSLDRQEARRASGKTQAPQGQNAEMMQQQMAMMGKMMLWVMPGMLVISGFIWPIGLLFYMLSNTVWTFVQTRMVNNHMDREEEAEEQAKIELKRTTAPKPGARKRDTRTKKQRKQGNN